The following coding sequences lie in one Bifidobacterium sp. ESL0690 genomic window:
- a CDS encoding LutB/LldF family L-lactate oxidation iron-sulfur protein: MSDTQMDDTLFKRTGKKTGTMLQYGDPNFVTRVKINEKDKFAHKAISNAQDAQWVKRETARAELGNWEGWRDLGEQIRQQCVRYLPDYLEEFSDNVEKRGGHVFFAQTDVEARDFITDLVKKKQAHKIVKPKSMVTSEIGLDKALLKIPDVKVTETDLAEFILELDNWDEPSHLVFPALHKNRDQVLELFRKIGYTGDNDPQHEARFSRKVLRERFLEADMSITGCNFAVADQGMVNIVTNEGNADLSMSIAPTQVVVMGMERIVPTLREAETMDNMLVRSAVGSKLTSYCSFVSPKLPDEADGPEDFYVVIVDNGRSNALGTEFEPILQCIRCASCLNVCPIYRNIGGKGYGSIYPGPIGVVLSPLLQGDYDEFHDLPYACSLCSACTATCPVKIPLHEMILKHREIEMNDKHMGDLIADTVMKVVGIGTGHSSLFRTALTFDHVAMNTIAKKGIKTPSGKRVPDTAKNLNENGKHEEWMPFVFGGWTKVRDLPEPPAHSKNFRTWFNKRKKEQYKAAGNNEEFNKAQREILAQNPNTPDFGSYDNSVSARKAAKDGLLERAPLSDATVPVALGSIEEAGTGNYGKKAVSPVPLPTPVVTPEAAAAAAANPVLKQAVANNPTNPAAPSDAATDGKKD; this comes from the coding sequence ATGAGCGACACCCAGATGGACGATACCCTGTTCAAGCGCACCGGCAAGAAGACCGGTACGATGCTGCAATACGGCGACCCCAATTTCGTCACCCGCGTGAAGATCAACGAAAAGGACAAGTTCGCGCACAAGGCCATTTCCAACGCGCAGGACGCGCAGTGGGTCAAGCGCGAGACCGCACGTGCCGAGCTCGGCAACTGGGAAGGCTGGCGTGACCTCGGCGAGCAGATTCGCCAGCAGTGCGTGCGCTACCTGCCCGACTACTTGGAGGAATTCTCCGACAACGTCGAAAAGCGCGGCGGGCACGTCTTCTTCGCGCAGACCGATGTCGAAGCGCGTGATTTCATCACCGACCTGGTGAAGAAGAAGCAGGCGCACAAGATCGTCAAGCCGAAGTCCATGGTCACCTCCGAAATCGGGCTCGACAAGGCCTTGCTGAAGATACCGGATGTCAAGGTCACCGAAACGGATCTGGCCGAGTTTATCTTGGAGCTCGACAACTGGGATGAGCCCTCCCACTTGGTCTTCCCGGCATTGCACAAGAACCGCGACCAGGTGCTCGAGCTCTTCCGCAAGATCGGCTACACCGGCGACAACGACCCGCAGCACGAGGCACGTTTCTCCCGCAAGGTACTGCGTGAACGGTTCCTTGAGGCCGACATGTCAATCACCGGCTGCAACTTCGCCGTCGCCGACCAAGGCATGGTCAACATCGTCACCAACGAAGGCAACGCCGATCTTTCGATGTCCATTGCGCCTACGCAGGTGGTCGTCATGGGCATGGAACGTATCGTGCCGACACTGCGCGAGGCAGAGACAATGGACAATATGCTGGTCCGTTCCGCCGTCGGTTCCAAGCTCACCTCCTACTGCAGCTTCGTATCTCCGAAGCTCCCCGACGAGGCCGACGGACCCGAGGACTTCTACGTGGTCATCGTCGACAACGGGCGTTCCAATGCGCTCGGCACTGAGTTCGAGCCAATCCTGCAGTGCATCCGCTGCGCTTCCTGCCTGAACGTCTGCCCGATCTACCGCAACATCGGCGGCAAGGGCTATGGCTCCATCTATCCGGGGCCCATCGGCGTCGTGCTCTCCCCGTTGCTGCAAGGCGACTATGACGAGTTCCACGACCTGCCGTATGCGTGCTCGCTGTGTTCGGCCTGCACCGCGACCTGCCCGGTCAAGATTCCGCTGCACGAGATGATTCTGAAGCACCGCGAGATCGAGATGAACGACAAGCACATGGGCGACCTGATCGCCGACACCGTGATGAAGGTCGTCGGTATTGGCACCGGCCATTCCTCGCTCTTCCGCACCGCGCTCACCTTCGACCACGTCGCGATGAACACGATTGCCAAGAAGGGTATCAAGACGCCTTCCGGCAAGCGTGTTCCCGACACGGCCAAGAACCTCAACGAAAACGGCAAGCACGAGGAATGGATGCCGTTCGTCTTCGGCGGGTGGACCAAGGTCCGCGACCTGCCCGAACCGCCGGCCCATTCCAAGAACTTCCGCACGTGGTTCAACAAGCGTAAGAAGGAGCAGTACAAGGCTGCGGGCAACAACGAGGAGTTCAACAAGGCACAGCGCGAGATTCTGGCGCAAAACCCGAACACCCCGGACTTCGGCTCGTATGACAACAGCGTTTCAGCGCGCAAAGCCGCGAAGGACGGCCTCCTGGAGCGGGCACCATTGAGCGACGCAACCGTGCCAGTGGCTTTGGGATCGATCGAGGAAGCCGGAACCGGCAACTACGGCAAGAAGGCCGTCTCCCCCGTTCCTCTGCCTACCCCTGTCGTCACCCCGGAGGCTGCTGCTGCGGCTGCCGCCAACCCGGTGCTGAAACAAGCAGTAGCGAACAACCCGACGAATCCGGCCGCGCCGAGCGATGCCGCAACAGATGGAAAGAAGGACTGA
- a CDS encoding (Fe-S)-binding protein, translated as MKVVIFSTCLVDLIFPNVGKAMVEVLERFGCETYMPMQQICCGQITFNSGYVKESTKVMHNEIDALMSVDADYIVGPAGSCVNMLKELQFHLPKGDDAYKAKAHEMANKTYEFSQFLYRVLGVLDAGAELDAVATYHRSCHMTRLLGERESPYILMDHVKGLTVKELPHIENCCGFGGMFSMKMPEVSQEMVNEKVSDVESTGAQVLISCDPGCLMNIGGRFNRLGKKITIMHLAEVLNSNVDMSRVKYVDATQRRAIDQQTLEHSNAHEEALV; from the coding sequence ATGAAGGTAGTGATTTTCTCCACCTGCCTGGTCGACCTGATATTTCCCAATGTTGGGAAAGCCATGGTTGAAGTTCTGGAAAGATTCGGCTGCGAAACTTACATGCCGATGCAACAGATCTGCTGCGGACAGATTACATTCAATAGCGGATACGTCAAGGAATCCACAAAGGTGATGCACAACGAGATCGATGCCCTGATGAGCGTCGACGCCGATTACATCGTCGGCCCTGCCGGTTCCTGCGTCAATATGTTGAAGGAACTGCAGTTCCACCTGCCCAAGGGCGATGACGCGTACAAGGCCAAGGCCCACGAGATGGCCAACAAGACCTACGAGTTCTCGCAGTTCCTCTACCGCGTGCTCGGCGTGCTCGATGCCGGGGCGGAACTGGACGCCGTGGCCACTTACCACCGTTCCTGTCATATGACGCGCCTGCTCGGCGAGCGCGAAAGTCCTTATATTCTTATGGACCACGTCAAGGGCCTTACGGTCAAGGAACTGCCGCATATCGAAAACTGCTGCGGTTTCGGCGGCATGTTCTCCATGAAGATGCCCGAGGTCTCCCAGGAAATGGTCAACGAGAAGGTCTCGGACGTCGAAAGCACCGGCGCACAGGTCTTGATTTCCTGCGACCCCGGCTGCCTGATGAACATCGGCGGGCGTTTCAACCGCCTGGGCAAGAAGATCACCATCATGCATCTGGCGGAAGTGCTCAACAGCAATGTCGACATGAGCCGCGTGAAGTACGTCGACGCCACGCAACGCAGGGCCATCGACCAACAGACTTTGGAACATTCCAACGCGCACGAGGAGGCCTTGGTATGA
- a CDS encoding VTT domain-containing protein: MGFIHFLIELLKDPRTIIAGWISMGVAPTLGFIFLIVFIETGVVFFPFLPGDSLLFAAGFFAAPDAVTGKSALPLIALLPIVWLAPIIGDQCNYFIGHFFGRKIIESGKVKAMTPERLAKTEAMIDKWGPLAVFLGRFFPFIRTFMPFISGLSGMRWRRFTPFSMLGGLTWSTLFTLLGYFFGGIPIVQENFELVIVAILVISLLPTIIGLLKAKFGKKKTAESVEETSAVEESEIAD; encoded by the coding sequence ATGGGTTTCATTCACTTCCTCATTGAGCTTCTGAAAGACCCGCGCACCATCATCGCCGGCTGGATCTCGATGGGGGTGGCGCCGACGCTCGGCTTCATCTTCCTCATCGTCTTCATCGAGACCGGCGTCGTTTTCTTCCCATTCCTGCCCGGTGACTCGCTGCTGTTCGCAGCCGGCTTCTTCGCCGCACCCGACGCAGTGACCGGCAAATCCGCGCTCCCCCTGATCGCGCTGTTGCCGATTGTGTGGCTCGCCCCGATCATCGGTGACCAATGCAACTACTTCATAGGCCATTTCTTCGGCCGCAAGATCATCGAAAGCGGCAAGGTCAAGGCCATGACCCCCGAACGCCTCGCCAAAACCGAGGCCATGATCGACAAGTGGGGCCCGCTCGCCGTCTTCCTCGGCCGTTTCTTCCCGTTCATCCGCACGTTCATGCCGTTCATCTCCGGGCTTTCGGGCATGCGCTGGCGGCGGTTTACGCCGTTCTCGATGCTTGGCGGACTCACTTGGTCCACTTTGTTTACTTTGCTCGGCTACTTCTTCGGTGGCATTCCCATCGTGCAGGAGAACTTCGAGTTGGTCATCGTCGCCATCCTCGTCATCTCACTGCTGCCCACCATCATCGGCCTCTTGAAGGCCAAGTTCGGCAAGAAGAAAACCGCGGAGAGCGTGGAGGAAACCTCAGCGGTCGAAGAAAGCGAAATCGCCGACTGA